From a single Aspergillus puulaauensis MK2 DNA, chromosome 2, nearly complete sequence genomic region:
- the ALA1 gene encoding alanine--tRNA ligase (BUSCO:EOG09260HPO;~COG:J;~EggNog:ENOG410PHII;~InterPro:IPR023033,IPR003156,IPR018162,IPR018163, IPR018164,IPR018165,IPR002318,IPR012947,IPR009000;~PFAM:PF07973,PF01411,PF02272;~go_component: GO:0005737 - cytoplasm [Evidence IEA];~go_function: GO:0000166 - nucleotide binding [Evidence IEA];~go_function: GO:0003676 - nucleic acid binding [Evidence IEA];~go_function: GO:0004812 - aminoacyl-tRNA ligase activity [Evidence IEA];~go_function: GO:0004813 - alanine-tRNA ligase activity [Evidence IEA];~go_function: GO:0005524 - ATP binding [Evidence IEA];~go_process: GO:0006419 - alanyl-tRNA aminoacylation [Evidence IEA];~go_process: GO:0043039 - tRNA aminoacylation [Evidence IEA]), protein MALTPQADPKWTSKIVRDTFLQYFQKHGHTFVASSAVAPLSDPTLLFTNAGMNQFKSIFLGTVNPNSDFAQLKSAVNSQKCIRAGGKHNDLDDVGKDSYHHTFFEMLGNWSFGDYFKKEAIGYSWELLTQVYGLDPSRLYVTYFEGSKEGGLEPDLEAKDMWRAVGVSEDHILPGNMKDNFWEMGDQGPCGPCSEIHYDRVGGRNAAELVNQDDPNVLEIWNNVFIQYNRETDGSLRSLPNKHVDTGLGFERLVSVLQDKSSNYDTDVFSPLFETIQSITGAREYQGRFGTDDSDGIDTAYRVIADHVRTLMFAISDGVVPNNEGRGYVIRRVLRRGARYARKYFNVEIGNFFSKIVPTVVDQLGDMFPELKQKQRDVMEILNEEEISFAKTLDRGERQFEQYSQQAKAAGDNKLHGADVWRLYDTFGFPVDLTRIMAEERGLQIDDHQFEDARAKAKEASKGQKKTTTGSMKLDVHDLGKLEKMHDVPKTDDNAKFETGNVVVQIKAIYHGKSFHSSTQNIPASEQVGVILNRTNFYAEQGGQENDTGRIIIDGQAELEVVDVQLYAGYVLHTGFMKYGSFNVEDTVICEYDELRRWPIRNNHTGTHILNFALREVLGNGIEQKGSLVSNEKLRFDFSHKSAIADVDLAKVEGLSTQYIRRNCLVYSQEVPLAIARKIAGVRAVFGETYPDPVRVVSVGAKLDDILENVEDKRWGDVSIEFCGGTHVKKTGDIKDLVILEESGIAKGIRRIIAVTGEDAHKVQRVAADFEKRLDHLETMPSGPAKEQNAKQIQVELNQLSISAIQKSKFRERFTQINKKIIEEQKTQQKLESKKAVESITSYFEAPENSAKSWLIAKLPISANAKAISESLTYVKTKLADKTVYVLAPSIEDGRVAHGCYVSKAMSEQGASASEWATAVSRAVGGKAGGKGPTSIGNGINPDKVDNAIDLASEYLSKFKL, encoded by the exons ATGGCTTTAACTCCCCAGGCCGATCCAAAATGGACGTCTAAAATTGTTCGCGATACATTTCTCCAGTATTTCCAAAAACATGGTCATACGTTCG TTGCTTCGTCTGCTGTCGCACCGTTATCTGATCCCACCCTGCTATTTACGAATGCCGGGATGAATCAGTTTAAGTCAATTTTTCTGGGAACGGTGAACCCGAATTCGGACTTTGCACAGCTGAAGAGTGCGGTTAATTCCCAGAAG TGTATCCGTGCAGGTGGAAAGCATAAT GATCTGGATGACGTTGGAAAAGATAGCTACCACCAT ACATTCTTTGAAATGCTGGGTAACTGGAGCTTTGGCGACTACTTCAAAAAGGAGGCCATTGGATACTCTTGGGAATTGCTAACGCAGGTGTATGGTTTGGACCCGAGTCGCCTCTACGTTACTTACTTCGAGGGAAGTAAAGAAGGTGGTCTTGAACCTGACCTGGAAGCCAAGGATATGTGGAGGGCCGTTGGTGTTTCCGAAGACCATATCCTTCCTGGGAATATGAAGGATAATTTCTGGGAAATGGGAGACCAGGGCCCGTGCGGTCCTTGTAGTGAAATCCACTATGACCGTGTGGGTGGCCGGAATGCCGCCGAGTTAGTCAACCAGGACGATCCCAACGTTTTGGAAATCTGGAACAATGTATTCATCCAATATAACCGCGAAACCGACGGATCCTTGCGCTCGCTGCCCAATAAACATGTGGATACTGGACTCGGTTTCGAACGGCTTGTGTCAGTTCTCCAGGACAAATCATCCAATTATGATACAGATGTTTTTAGTCCCCTCTTTGAGACGATTCAAAGCATCACCGGAGCACGTGAATACCAAGGCCGTTTTGGGACCGACGACTCTGATGGAATCGACACTGCCTATCGCGTTATTGCAGACCACGTTCGCACCTTGATGTTTGCGATTTCAGATGGAGTTGTGCCGAACAACGAGGGCCGCGGCTATGTCATTCGTCGTGTACTGCGCAGGGGTGCGCGCTACGCACGAAAATATTTCAACGTGGAAATTGGGAACTTCTTCTCAAAAATTGTGCCCACGGTTGTAGACCAGCTTGGGGACATGTTCCCCGAGCTAAAACAAAAGCAACGGGATGTAATGGAGATACTGAATGAGGAAGAAATATCCTTTGCAAAAACGCTAGATCGTGGAGAGCGGCAGTTTGAGCAATATTCCCAGCAGGCAAAAGCTGCAGGGGACAATAAACTGCACGGCGCAGACGTTTGGAGGCTTTACGACACTTTCGGTTTTCCGGTTGACTTAACTCGAATCATGGCCGAAGAGCGTGGCCTTCAGATTGATGACCATCAGTTTGAAGATGCGCGCGCGAAAGCCAAAGAGGCAAGTAAGGGCCAAAAGAAAACAACTACCGGAAGCATGAAACTGGATGTTCATGACCTGGGaaagctggagaagatgcaTGACGTGCCGAAGACCGACGACAATGCCAAGTTCGAAACAGGGAACGTGGTCGTCCAAATCAAGGCGATATATCACGGAAAATCATTTCATTCGTCCACTCAAAACATACCGGCGTCGGAGCAAGTGGGTGTCATTCTTAATCGCACGAACTTTTACGCCGAGCAAGGTGGGCAAGAAAATGACACAGGACGAATCATTATTGACGGCCAAGCTGAACTTGAAGTCGTCGACGTTCAGCTCTACGCTGGCTATGTTTTACACACCGGGTTTATGAAATATGGCTCTTTTAACGTCGAGGATACTGTTATTTGTGAATACGACGAACTTCGCCGGTGGCCCATCAGGAACAACCATACCGGAACGCACATTCTGAACTTTGCATTGAGAGAAGTTTTAGGGAATGGGATTGAACAGAAAGGCTCTCTGGTATCCAATGAGAAACTGAGATTCGATTTCTCCCACAAATCTGCCATTGCGGATGTGGACCTGGCTAAAGTCGAAGGTTTGTCAACCCAATATATCCGCCGCAACTGCCTTGTGTATTCGCAGGAAGTGCCCCTCGCTATAGCGCGAAAAATTGCGGGAGTCAGGGCTGTATTCGGCGAAACGTACCCCGACCCAGTTCGTGTTGTTTCTGTTGGTGCCAAACTTGACGACATCTTGGAAAATGTTGAAGACAAGCGTTGGGGAGATGTTAGCATTGAATTTTGCGGCGGGACCCACGTGAAAAAGACAGGGGACATCAAAGATTTGGTTATCCTGGAAGAGAGTGGAATCGCAAAAGGTATTCGGAGAATTATTGCAGTTACGGGGGAGGATGCGCACAAAGTGCAACGCGTGGCCGCAGACTTTGAGAAGCGACTTGATCACTTGGAGACAATGCCATCGGGGCCAGCTAAAGAGCAGAATGCTAAACAGATACAGGTAGAGCTTAACCAGCTTTCAATCTCTGCTATACAGAAATCGAAATTCCGCGAACGCTTCACGCAGATCAACAAAAAGATCATCGAAGAGCAGAAGACGCAACAGAAACTCGAGTCCAAGAAAGCTGTTGAAAGTATAACCTCGTATTTCGAGGCACCAGAAAACTCTGCAAAGTCCTGGCTTATTGCCAAGCTCCCGATATCCGCGAATGCCAAAGCCATCAGCGAGTCCCTGACTTACGTGAAAACTAAGCTAGCGGATAAAACCGTCTACGTTCTTGCACCCAGCATTGAAGATGGTCGTGTCGCCCACGGTTGTTATGTCTCGAAG GCGATGAGTGAACAGGGAGCCTCTGCCAGTGAATGGGCCACAGCTGTTTCAAGAGCGGTTGGGGGCAAAGCAGGCGGCAAAGGGCCTACTTCCATTGGAAACGGGATCAACCCTGATAAGGTTGACAATGCCATCGATTTGGCTTCGGAATACCTGAGCAAATTCAAACTTTAG
- a CDS encoding uncharacterized protein (COG:S;~EggNog:ENOG410PSUU) — MAHQFNITVHGRKRPADGGLDDQPLAKKFGRLKIESLGVPRLPGSLEAKDVPQPHHPGDAMMLDDTNTTVYIHDLEQELAETEALDQAVTILPGLEDKLPMTKLLVENNKPQCRELVVYKEPESLTVPKDKDQVRRALMETRERARLGQRAHLSDMGWIQGPRCIDQNPGHVRSLQKNGSQGDKMDIDTEG; from the exons ATGGCGCATCAGTTTAATATTACGGTTCACGGAAGAAAACGCCCCGCCGACGGGGGACTTGATGATCAACCTCTGGCAAAAAAGTTCGGCCGCTTAAAGATAG AGTCTCTGGGTGTACCTCGCTTGCCCGGAAGCCTGGAAGCTAAGGATGTACCACAACCACATCACCCGGGCGACGCCATGATGCTGGATGACACAAATACCACTGTATACATTCATGATCTGGAACAAGAATTGGCAGAGACCGAAGCTCTTGATCAGGCGGTCACGATATTACCTGGCCTGGAGGACAAGTTACCAATGACAAAACTGCTGGTTGAAAATAATAAGCCTCAATGCAGGGAGCTAGTTGTCTATAAGGAACCTGAATCGCTTACGGTCCCAAAGGACAAGGACCAGGTACGACGAGCATTGATGGAAACTCGAGAAAGGGCCCGGCTGGGTCAGCGAGCGCATCTATCGGATATGGGGTGGATACAGGGTCCTCGCTGTATAGACCAAAATCCAGGGCACGTCAGGAGCCTCCAGAAAAATGGCAGCCAAGGAGATAAGATGGATATTGATACAGAAGGTTAG